The following proteins are co-located in the Methylomonas sp. 11b genome:
- a CDS encoding 2-oxoglutarate dehydrogenase E1 component has product MSSLLKQFEESSSLYGGNAHFIEYLYEQYLSNPESISPSWRQRFDHIRSGATEDTPHSVIVERFEKLAIAEPGRLARMQGFTEQSVKKQSAVARLINHYRVKGHQIASNNPLGQSQSVPADLEPIYYGLTDADMSTLFDTGGLCGVDRLPLKAIIQTLNEIYCGSIGSEYMHIVDDEKKRWIKDKLEGAKPDFSSHPEKRQWLLKLLIAAEGLERFLHRKYVGQKRFSLEGGESLIPVLDELIQRAGEHKGKEIVIGMAHRGRLNVLINILGKSPAVLFGEFEGTHTSSPGVLTGDVKYHQGFSSNIATPGGPIHLTLAFNPSHLEIINPVVEGSVKARQDRHGPDGFDAILPILIHGDAAFAGQGIVMETLNMSETRAFSTGGTVHIVINNQIGFTTSNPFDARSTLYCTDVANMIQAPVFHVNGDDPEAVIFITQLALDYRNTFHKDVVIDLICYRRHGHNEADEPAATQPMMYKSIRDHQTPPQIYAQKLIAEGVVTEDMVQKMEQDYQQLLNEGQPVSRPIIENNVYSYSARWVPYQNKHWDTPADTSISLEHLQFCNQRLQSLPEGFELHPRVAKVMEDRNKMAAGEIPMDWGFAENLAYATLLLEKYHMRLTGQDIGRGTFSHRHAILLNQANGENYIPLKHLSENQGRAQIFNSLLSEAGVLGFEYGYSSTEPNKLVIWEAQFGDFANGAQVVIDQFISSGETKWGKLSGLVMLLPHGFEGQGPEHSSARLERYLQLCADHNIQVCVPTTPAQIFHLLRRQMLRQYRKPLIVMSPKSLLRHKLAVSTLSDLTHGEFLNVIGEQDDIDPYHVTRIVLCAGKVYFDLLEARRLDQEQLRHVAIIRIEQLYPFPNEQFKREIDKYPNVEHIVWCQEEPKNQGAWYQSKHHFFDLLDKNIPISYAGRVASASPAVGNYKTHLNEQRAVVNAALYGSNEGNTHEL; this is encoded by the coding sequence ATGAGTAGCCTGCTTAAACAATTCGAAGAGTCCTCCTCATTGTACGGAGGCAACGCCCATTTCATCGAGTACTTGTACGAACAGTACTTGAGCAATCCGGAATCCATCAGCCCAAGCTGGCGGCAACGCTTCGACCACATTCGCAGCGGCGCCACCGAAGACACACCGCATAGCGTGATTGTGGAGCGCTTCGAAAAACTGGCGATTGCGGAACCGGGCAGGCTGGCCAGAATGCAGGGGTTTACCGAGCAAAGCGTCAAGAAGCAATCAGCGGTAGCCCGCTTGATCAATCATTACCGGGTCAAAGGCCATCAGATAGCCTCTAACAATCCGCTTGGTCAATCGCAAAGCGTCCCTGCTGACTTGGAACCTATATATTATGGTTTGACCGATGCGGATATGAGCACGCTGTTCGACACCGGCGGCTTGTGCGGCGTTGATCGCTTACCCCTAAAAGCGATTATTCAAACGCTTAACGAGATTTACTGCGGCAGCATCGGCAGCGAATACATGCACATCGTCGATGACGAAAAGAAACGCTGGATCAAGGATAAACTGGAAGGCGCGAAACCGGATTTCAGCAGCCATCCGGAAAAACGCCAATGGCTGTTAAAGTTGTTGATTGCCGCAGAAGGCCTGGAAAGATTCCTGCACCGCAAATATGTCGGCCAAAAACGCTTTTCGCTGGAAGGCGGCGAGTCTTTGATTCCAGTGCTGGACGAATTGATCCAACGCGCAGGCGAACACAAAGGCAAGGAAATCGTCATCGGTATGGCCCATCGCGGCCGTCTGAACGTACTTATTAATATACTGGGAAAAAGCCCGGCGGTACTGTTCGGGGAATTCGAAGGCACCCACACGTCCTCGCCCGGCGTACTAACCGGCGATGTCAAATACCATCAAGGCTTTTCGTCCAATATTGCCACACCGGGCGGCCCGATTCATTTGACGCTGGCCTTCAACCCCTCGCATTTGGAAATCATCAATCCGGTGGTGGAAGGCTCGGTAAAAGCCCGCCAAGATCGGCACGGCCCGGATGGTTTTGACGCGATCTTGCCGATATTGATTCACGGCGACGCCGCTTTTGCCGGCCAGGGTATTGTGATGGAAACCTTGAACATGTCGGAAACGCGCGCCTTCTCCACCGGCGGCACCGTGCATATTGTCATCAACAACCAAATCGGTTTTACCACCAGCAATCCCTTCGATGCCAGATCCACCCTGTACTGTACCGACGTAGCCAACATGATTCAGGCGCCGGTATTTCACGTCAACGGCGACGATCCGGAGGCGGTGATTTTCATCACGCAATTGGCATTGGATTACCGTAACACCTTTCATAAAGATGTGGTTATTGACTTAATTTGCTACCGCCGTCATGGTCACAACGAGGCGGACGAACCGGCGGCTACCCAGCCGATGATGTATAAATCCATCCGCGATCACCAGACCCCGCCGCAAATCTACGCACAGAAATTAATTGCGGAAGGCGTGGTCACGGAAGACATGGTGCAGAAAATGGAGCAGGATTACCAACAACTGCTCAACGAAGGCCAACCGGTATCACGGCCGATTATAGAAAACAACGTTTATTCATACTCGGCGCGCTGGGTGCCTTATCAAAACAAACATTGGGACACGCCGGCCGACACCTCTATAAGCTTGGAGCATCTCCAATTCTGCAACCAGCGTTTGCAAAGCTTGCCGGAAGGTTTTGAACTGCATCCCAGAGTCGCCAAAGTCATGGAAGACCGCAATAAAATGGCGGCCGGCGAAATTCCAATGGATTGGGGCTTTGCGGAAAATTTGGCTTATGCGACGCTACTATTGGAAAAATACCATATGCGCTTGACCGGCCAGGACATCGGCCGCGGCACGTTCTCGCATCGCCACGCCATTTTGCTGAATCAAGCCAACGGCGAAAATTACATCCCGCTCAAACATTTAAGCGAAAACCAGGGCCGCGCACAAATCTTTAACTCCTTACTGTCGGAAGCCGGCGTGTTGGGTTTCGAATACGGCTACAGCTCCACCGAACCGAATAAACTGGTGATCTGGGAAGCGCAATTCGGCGATTTCGCCAACGGCGCGCAAGTAGTCATAGACCAGTTCATTTCCTCCGGCGAAACCAAATGGGGCAAGCTCAGCGGCTTGGTCATGCTGCTGCCACACGGTTTTGAAGGTCAAGGCCCGGAACATTCCTCGGCTCGCCTGGAACGTTATTTACAGCTATGTGCCGACCACAATATCCAAGTCTGCGTCCCCACTACACCGGCACAAATTTTTCATTTGCTGCGTCGACAGATGCTGCGCCAATATCGCAAACCGCTTATCGTCATGAGTCCGAAAAGCCTGCTACGGCACAAGCTAGCGGTATCGACACTAAGCGATTTGACCCATGGCGAATTTTTGAACGTGATAGGCGAACAGGACGATATCGATCCCTACCACGTCACGCGCATCGTATTGTGCGCCGGCAAGGTATATTTCGATTTGTTGGAAGCTCGCCGCCTGGATCAGGAGCAACTGCGCCATGTCGCGATTATTCGTATCGAGCAGCTCTATCCGTTTCCGAACGAGCAATTCAAACGCGAAATCGACAAATACCCCAATGTCGAACATATTGTCTGGTGTCAGGAAGAACCGAAAAACCAAGGCGCCTGGTACCAAAGCAAGCACCATTTTTTCGATTTGCTAGACAAGAATATCCCGATCAGCTATGCCGGCCGGGTCGCGTCGGCATCACCGGCGGTCGGCAATTACAAAACCCATCTCAACGAACAACGCGCCGTGGTAAACGCCGCGCTCTATGGCAGCAACGAAGGAAATACACATGAGCTTTGA
- a CDS encoding DUF2914 domain-containing protein produces the protein MADNKVVIKINYDKKHPGISTEPQTVTVWHIRRILVAVLVLVLMLIVLFSWFGGADEDSDTLIDTTEKVQKFNTPDAEIVERQESALIEKPVPAIVPKEAAHSESVKKIDSVKKPAAIILDRKVIRASLNTEPKDDEPGEPIKSPLRVIPNQSQEVFYFSEIKNMKGRSLFHRWSRNGQIVHQKQLDMKDKITKVWSSKTLSAKDKGEWQVQLTDKKGKVYSEVNFSVNSE, from the coding sequence ATGGCTGATAATAAAGTAGTTATCAAAATTAATTATGATAAGAAACACCCAGGCATAAGCACGGAGCCGCAAACGGTAACGGTTTGGCATATTCGCAGGATACTGGTTGCGGTTCTGGTGTTAGTTTTGATGCTAATAGTATTGTTTTCATGGTTTGGCGGCGCTGACGAAGATAGTGATACTCTGATCGATACCACGGAAAAAGTTCAAAAATTTAATACACCGGATGCTGAAATTGTTGAACGGCAAGAGTCGGCGCTAATAGAAAAGCCAGTGCCGGCGATAGTGCCTAAGGAAGCAGCCCACTCTGAAAGTGTTAAAAAAATCGACAGTGTTAAAAAGCCGGCGGCGATTATATTGGACCGAAAGGTTATCAGAGCATCTTTAAATACCGAGCCCAAGGATGATGAACCCGGTGAGCCGATTAAGTCGCCGCTGAGAGTTATTCCTAACCAATCCCAGGAAGTTTTTTATTTTAGTGAGATAAAAAACATGAAGGGTAGATCTTTGTTTCATCGATGGTCGCGTAACGGTCAAATCGTGCATCAAAAACAATTGGATATGAAAGATAAAATAACCAAGGTATGGTCTAGTAAAACCCTGTCTGCCAAAGATAAGGGCGAATGGCAAGTACAGTTGACGGATAAGAAAGGCAAGGTATATTCCGAAGTCAATTTTTCAGTAAATTCTGAATAA
- a CDS encoding H-NS histone family protein, with the protein MTDFNKLSEAELQAVIDNAEKALKERQSSKRKEVIAQIKELAASIGVTVDIQDGEKKSERKTGKVAARYRSPDDASLTWSGRGLAPKWMQELLASGRSKAEFEIK; encoded by the coding sequence ATGACTGACTTTAATAAACTATCCGAAGCCGAATTACAGGCTGTTATTGATAATGCCGAAAAAGCATTAAAAGAAAGACAATCCAGTAAACGCAAGGAAGTTATTGCGCAAATAAAGGAATTGGCGGCTTCTATTGGCGTAACTGTCGATATTCAAGACGGCGAGAAGAAATCCGAAAGAAAAACCGGTAAAGTTGCGGCTAGGTACCGTAGTCCTGACGATGCATCTTTAACCTGGTCTGGCCGTGGATTGGCGCCGAAATGGATGCAGGAATTGCTGGCTTCCGGTCGCAGTAAAGCTGAGTTTGAAATCAAATAA
- a CDS encoding alpha/beta fold hydrolase produces MPESSAKQHWLLLRGLCREAAHWGNFPDLLQQAFPQSTVSTIDLPGTGRYYREPSPDSIETITEQVRREALAVGLLAKPVTVLAFSLGGMVTWEWLQRYPQDIAAAALINTSFAGLSPFYRRMRWQSYPQFFELLLERDLYNRELAILQLVSNRQDLYAETAKAWSAIQQVRPISLANGVRQLKAAARYRPSQRKPETPLLLLNGRGDRLVAPACSDAIHNKWQIDIFTHPWAGHDLCLDDGAWVANRLKDWINQTTV; encoded by the coding sequence ATGCCTGAGTCATCAGCCAAGCAGCATTGGTTATTACTGCGTGGACTGTGCCGAGAGGCTGCACATTGGGGAAATTTTCCGGATTTGTTGCAGCAGGCTTTTCCACAATCAACCGTCAGCACTATCGATTTGCCAGGTACCGGCCGATATTACCGAGAACCCAGTCCGGACAGTATCGAAACGATAACGGAACAAGTCCGCCGCGAGGCTTTAGCGGTCGGTTTACTGGCAAAACCTGTCACGGTACTCGCATTTTCCCTTGGCGGCATGGTGACCTGGGAATGGTTGCAGCGCTATCCGCAAGACATCGCTGCAGCCGCCCTCATCAATACCAGCTTTGCGGGCCTAAGCCCATTTTATCGGCGCATGCGTTGGCAGAGTTATCCGCAGTTTTTTGAGTTATTGCTAGAAAGGGATTTATATAACAGGGAACTGGCAATTCTTCAGCTGGTTAGTAACCGGCAAGACCTCTACGCGGAAACGGCCAAGGCCTGGAGCGCCATACAGCAAGTTCGGCCTATCAGCCTTGCTAATGGTGTCAGACAGCTGAAAGCAGCGGCACGCTATCGACCTAGCCAGAGAAAACCGGAAACACCATTGCTGTTATTGAATGGCCGGGGCGACCGTTTAGTCGCACCGGCTTGTTCCGACGCCATTCATAACAAATGGCAAATCGACATCTTCACGCACCCGTGGGCGGGCCATGATCTATGTTTGGACGATGGAGCCTGGGTAGCAAACCGTTTAAAAGACTGGATAAACCAGACTACGGTTTAA
- a CDS encoding M14 family zinc carboxypeptidase yields MENRSFPELEQLETLIEQFGDRAHCEIVEQITYKDRQFPIHCLSLGSTSPDVPVLAFFGGVHGLEKIGSEVILAYLQTILQLLDWDEEFNARLQHSRLVFVPIVNPVGVYRGTRCNGNGVDLMRNSPIESIGNTRLYSGQRFSAKLPWYRGDESKMEKEAQALCRVVHKHLFDAPLSIAIDLHSGFGIHDRLWFPYASCQTPFPGIAEAYCLKQLFDRCYPHHFYKIEPMSQEYVISGDLWDYLYDDFIDRHGKQRVFLPLTLEMGSWLWLRKSPTHLFQRHGLFHPLLPHRQQRIMRRHLTLFDFLYRSLLYPKKWATLNSQQQEHNRQKAMDFWYA; encoded by the coding sequence ATGGAAAATCGTTCATTCCCGGAGCTGGAACAGCTGGAAACTCTGATCGAGCAATTCGGCGACCGCGCCCATTGCGAGATCGTCGAGCAAATCACCTATAAAGACAGGCAATTTCCAATCCACTGCCTCAGCCTTGGCTCAACCAGTCCGGATGTTCCGGTATTGGCTTTTTTCGGAGGCGTGCATGGCTTGGAGAAAATCGGCTCGGAAGTAATCCTGGCGTACTTACAAACCATCCTGCAATTATTGGATTGGGATGAGGAATTTAACGCCCGCTTGCAACATTCGCGGCTGGTATTCGTGCCCATCGTCAACCCGGTAGGTGTCTATCGAGGCACGCGCTGTAACGGTAATGGCGTGGATTTGATGCGTAACTCTCCCATCGAAAGTATCGGTAATACGCGGCTATACAGCGGTCAGCGTTTCAGCGCCAAGCTGCCCTGGTACCGCGGCGATGAATCGAAAATGGAAAAAGAAGCCCAGGCATTATGTCGGGTGGTGCATAAACATCTGTTTGACGCGCCCTTGTCGATTGCTATCGATCTGCATTCGGGGTTTGGCATCCACGATAGATTATGGTTTCCCTATGCGTCCTGTCAAACGCCGTTTCCGGGCATAGCAGAAGCTTATTGCTTAAAACAATTGTTTGATCGCTGCTACCCGCACCATTTCTATAAAATAGAGCCTATGAGCCAAGAATACGTTATCAGCGGGGACTTATGGGATTATCTATATGACGATTTTATAGACCGGCACGGCAAACAACGCGTATTTCTACCCTTAACCCTGGAGATGGGCTCTTGGCTGTGGCTACGCAAAAGTCCGACGCATTTGTTTCAACGTCACGGCTTGTTCCATCCCTTGCTGCCGCATCGTCAACAGCGCATTATGCGCAGGCATCTAACCTTATTCGATTTCTTATATCGCAGCCTGCTCTACCCGAAAAAATGGGCGACGTTGAACAGCCAACAACAAGAGCACAATCGGCAAAAGGCTATGGATTTCTGGTATGCCTGA
- a CDS encoding lysophospholipid acyltransferase family protein — translation MIDAERILQETYPDFKFGKDNKLVVQALKKLIHEDDFNDVIRKNQHLRGFAFLDKLLNYFKFNYQVSNDCYNNIPSEGRLLIVANHPIGTLDGLALVKLIRSVRPDVRIVANRVLSHMEPLQSIFLPVDVLSDKKKLKDVYKVMLDALENEEAIIFFPAGEVSRITPKGIRDGAWQSGFIKLARRAQCPILPIFIKAKNSALFYSASTLYKPLGTMLLVKEMFNKKGQEIKFMVGAPVPYQVVADSEESNKQLSQRFRKHVQNLGKKNKPALFETVATVVHPSDTKAVKKALYQSRLLGETRDGKKIFLYQFQDDCPVMREIARLRELTFRTVEEGTGLALDLDKFDIYYSHIVLWDDNDLEIVGAYRVGDGPAIMASHGIDGFYTQTLFDLRNEFEAYLPHSIELGRSFVQPRYWGQHSLDYLWYGIGAYLRERPDIKYLFGPVSISNAYPQAAKELIIGFYQQQFASDLQNTKARTPFVMSQQCKAFAATEFSADYSTSFKILNSELKKLGVKVPTLYKQYVELCVDKGCHFVAFNIDPDFNNCIDGLIMVEVDKIAPKKRQRYIEKSLAG, via the coding sequence ATGATCGATGCTGAACGCATTCTGCAAGAAACTTATCCCGACTTTAAATTTGGCAAAGACAATAAGCTGGTCGTACAAGCTTTAAAAAAACTGATCCACGAAGACGATTTCAACGACGTCATCCGCAAAAACCAACACCTGCGCGGCTTCGCCTTTCTCGACAAGCTACTGAATTACTTCAAATTCAATTATCAAGTCAGCAACGATTGCTATAACAATATTCCCTCGGAAGGCCGTCTACTGATCGTTGCCAATCACCCAATTGGAACGCTGGATGGTTTGGCCTTGGTGAAATTGATTCGTTCCGTGCGGCCCGATGTGCGTATCGTTGCCAACCGAGTCTTGTCGCACATGGAGCCTTTGCAATCCATATTTCTGCCGGTCGATGTACTGTCCGATAAGAAAAAGCTAAAAGATGTTTATAAGGTGATGCTGGATGCGTTGGAAAACGAAGAAGCCATCATTTTCTTCCCGGCCGGCGAGGTTTCGCGCATCACACCCAAAGGCATCCGCGACGGCGCCTGGCAATCCGGCTTTATTAAGCTGGCCCGCCGGGCACAGTGCCCTATCCTGCCGATCTTTATTAAGGCCAAGAACTCGGCCTTATTCTATAGTGCATCGACGTTGTACAAGCCGTTGGGCACGATGCTATTAGTTAAGGAGATGTTCAACAAAAAGGGCCAGGAGATTAAATTCATGGTCGGCGCGCCGGTGCCTTATCAAGTCGTTGCCGATAGCGAGGAAAGTAATAAACAGCTCAGTCAGCGCTTTCGTAAGCACGTGCAAAACCTGGGCAAGAAAAACAAACCGGCGCTATTCGAGACCGTCGCCACCGTGGTGCACCCTTCGGATACCAAAGCCGTGAAGAAGGCGCTGTACCAATCACGTTTGCTTGGCGAAACCCGCGACGGCAAAAAGATCTTTTTATACCAGTTTCAAGACGATTGTCCAGTGATGCGGGAAATCGCCCGTTTACGCGAACTGACATTCAGAACCGTCGAAGAAGGCACCGGGCTAGCATTGGATCTGGACAAATTCGACATTTACTACAGCCACATCGTGCTGTGGGACGATAACGATCTGGAAATCGTCGGAGCCTACCGGGTCGGAGACGGCCCTGCCATTATGGCCAGCCATGGTATAGACGGTTTTTATACGCAAACCCTGTTCGATTTACGTAACGAATTCGAAGCTTATCTACCTCACAGCATCGAGCTAGGCCGCAGCTTTGTGCAACCGCGTTATTGGGGACAACACAGCCTGGATTATCTTTGGTACGGTATAGGCGCCTATTTGCGCGAACGGCCGGACATAAAATATCTATTCGGCCCGGTCAGCATCAGCAATGCCTACCCGCAGGCCGCGAAAGAACTGATTATCGGATTTTATCAACAGCAGTTCGCTTCCGACTTACAGAACACCAAGGCCAGAACGCCCTTCGTGATGTCCCAACAGTGCAAAGCTTTCGCGGCCACGGAATTCAGCGCCGACTACTCCACCAGTTTCAAAATATTGAATAGCGAACTAAAAAAACTGGGCGTCAAAGTCCCTACTCTTTATAAACAATATGTGGAATTATGTGTCGATAAAGGCTGCCATTTCGTCGCCTTCAATATCGACCCGGACTTCAATAATTGTATCGACGGCCTGATCATGGTGGAGGTCGATAAAATCGCGCCCAAGAAAAGACAACGCTACATCGAAAAATCGCTGGCCGGTTAG
- the nadB gene encoding L-aspartate oxidase, whose product MTTLTANQPINTADSYYDILIAGSGGAGLSLALHLADTYKVAVLAKFALTECSTYYAQGGISAVFDEEYDSIESHIEDTLIAGAGLCDPEIVRLTVAQGRQSIEWLRQQGVNFTEERNADGAKQLHLNREGGHSHRRIVHTDDATGKAVSLSLIERAQAHPNITLLEYHNVVELITANKLGVSDQRICGAYVLDSKSGSIKSIAAKVVVLATGGANKVYLYSTNPHISSGDGIALAWRAGCRISNMEFMQFHPTCLYHPTARSFLISEAVRGEGAHLILPDGERFMRRYDERMELAPRDIVARAIDSEIKKHGIECVYLDISHKSREFIQKHFPTIYMQCLELDIDISQQPIPVVPAAHYTCGGVLTDANARTDIPGLYAIGEVACTGLHGANRMASNSLLECLVFAEQANQDIRRRFAQLPEPLPLPDWDESKVGDSDEEVVIAHNWDELRRFMWDYVGIVRTNKRLERAMNRLVLLKEEIAEYYGQFRITSDLLELRNLVIVAELIIRCAQQRKESRGLHYTKDYPDLDNSQPPQNTVLTPEKPSRKAH is encoded by the coding sequence TTGACCACACTGACAGCAAACCAACCCATCAACACCGCTGATTCCTATTATGACATCCTTATCGCCGGCAGCGGCGGCGCCGGCCTGAGTCTTGCGCTCCATCTCGCCGACACCTACAAGGTGGCGGTGCTCGCCAAATTCGCACTGACCGAATGCAGCACTTATTACGCCCAAGGCGGTATCTCCGCGGTATTCGACGAAGAATACGATTCCATCGAATCGCATATAGAAGACACCTTGATTGCCGGCGCCGGCCTGTGCGACCCGGAAATCGTCAGACTCACCGTCGCTCAAGGCCGTCAAAGCATCGAATGGCTGCGTCAGCAAGGGGTAAACTTCACTGAAGAGCGTAATGCCGACGGCGCCAAACAATTGCATTTAAATCGCGAGGGCGGCCACTCGCACCGCCGCATCGTCCATACCGACGATGCCACCGGCAAAGCGGTATCGCTATCGTTGATAGAACGCGCCCAGGCTCACCCCAACATTACCCTGCTGGAGTATCACAATGTCGTCGAACTAATCACCGCCAACAAATTGGGCGTGAGCGACCAACGTATATGCGGTGCCTACGTGTTGGACAGCAAATCCGGCAGCATCAAATCGATAGCGGCGAAAGTGGTGGTATTGGCGACAGGCGGCGCCAACAAGGTTTATCTGTATTCAACGAATCCGCATATTTCCAGCGGCGACGGCATTGCACTGGCCTGGCGGGCCGGCTGCCGGATCAGCAATATGGAATTCATGCAATTTCATCCGACCTGCCTGTATCACCCGACCGCGCGTTCGTTTTTAATCAGCGAAGCGGTGCGCGGCGAAGGCGCACATTTGATCCTGCCTGACGGCGAACGCTTCATGCGCCGCTACGACGAACGCATGGAACTGGCGCCGCGCGACATCGTCGCCCGCGCCATTGATAGCGAAATCAAAAAACACGGTATCGAATGCGTCTACCTGGACATCAGCCACAAATCGCGAGAGTTTATCCAGAAGCACTTTCCCACCATTTATATGCAATGTCTGGAACTGGATATAGACATCAGCCAGCAACCGATTCCCGTGGTACCTGCGGCGCATTATACCTGCGGTGGCGTGTTAACCGACGCCAACGCCCGCACTGACATCCCCGGCTTGTACGCCATCGGCGAGGTCGCCTGCACCGGATTGCACGGGGCTAACCGCATGGCCAGCAATTCACTGCTGGAGTGTTTAGTATTCGCCGAACAAGCCAATCAGGACATTCGCCGCAGATTCGCGCAATTGCCGGAACCGCTGCCACTACCGGATTGGGACGAATCTAAAGTCGGCGACTCTGACGAGGAAGTGGTAATCGCGCACAATTGGGACGAATTACGCCGCTTTATGTGGGATTATGTCGGCATCGTCCGCACCAACAAACGTTTGGAACGGGCGATGAACCGACTAGTCTTGTTGAAAGAAGAAATCGCCGAGTATTACGGCCAGTTCCGCATTACTAGTGACCTGCTGGAACTGCGCAATCTGGTCATCGTGGCCGAGCTGATCATCCGCTGCGCGCAGCAGCGCAAGGAAAGCCGGGGCTTGCATTACACCAAGGATTATCCGGATCTGGACAACAGTCAGCCGCCGCAAAACACCGTATTGACACCCGAGAAACCCAGCCGGAAAGCTCACTGA
- the rpoE gene encoding RNA polymerase sigma factor RpoE, with protein MNEQETNTEDLDQELVRRVQQGDKSAFDLLVIKYQHKIVHLVNRYVKDPSEAQDVAQDSFIKAYRALGDFRGDSAFYTWLYRIAINTAKNYLLSRSRRHFDYEIDVQDAEQVENAPQLKDIETPENLLMNEQIVAVIKSAIERLPEEMRIAITLREFEGMSYEEIAEAMDCPIGTVRSRIFRAREAIDQKLNPLLD; from the coding sequence GTGAACGAACAAGAAACGAATACCGAAGATCTGGATCAAGAGCTGGTGCGCCGTGTGCAGCAAGGCGATAAATCCGCCTTCGATCTTTTGGTGATCAAATACCAGCACAAGATCGTCCACTTGGTGAATCGGTACGTCAAGGATCCGAGCGAAGCTCAGGATGTGGCGCAGGATAGCTTCATCAAGGCTTACCGGGCCTTGGGAGATTTTCGCGGTGACAGCGCTTTTTACACTTGGTTGTATCGCATAGCGATTAATACTGCCAAAAACTATTTGTTGTCGCGTTCGCGCCGTCATTTTGATTACGAGATTGATGTTCAAGATGCCGAACAAGTAGAAAACGCGCCACAACTAAAAGATATAGAAACGCCGGAAAATTTGTTGATGAATGAACAAATCGTGGCGGTCATTAAATCGGCTATCGAGAGGTTACCAGAAGAGATGCGGATTGCAATTACGCTCAGGGAGTTTGAAGGGATGAGTTACGAAGAAATCGCGGAAGCAATGGATTGCCCCATCGGGACGGTACGCTCGCGGATTTTTAGGGCTCGCGAAGCCATAGACCAAAAATTAAACCCATTGCTCGACTAA
- a CDS encoding sigma-E factor negative regulatory protein: MQEQLNEKLSQLIDDELDSQQALSLLKTLQNDGLLKDKLRRYQIASQVMRSGEYSHVTSDFVDKIHEQIRQEPTYFLPRKKSAVNWQKAALAIAASVALAVVWVSTKVDKQMHNPFGAVEMVAQGKEASAEEMHARFKDYLEAHDNAMYVNSVQAGQPYARVVGYRQE; encoded by the coding sequence ATGCAAGAACAACTTAACGAAAAACTTTCTCAACTGATAGACGACGAACTGGATAGTCAGCAAGCACTGTCGCTATTAAAAACTTTGCAGAACGACGGTTTGCTGAAAGACAAGTTGCGTCGCTATCAAATTGCCAGTCAAGTCATGAGGAGTGGCGAATATTCTCACGTTACCAGCGATTTTGTGGACAAGATTCACGAACAGATTCGGCAAGAACCTACCTATTTCTTACCTCGGAAAAAGTCGGCGGTAAACTGGCAAAAAGCTGCGTTGGCGATTGCCGCGTCGGTAGCACTGGCCGTGGTGTGGGTCAGCACTAAAGTGGATAAGCAAATGCATAACCCTTTCGGCGCGGTCGAGATGGTGGCTCAGGGTAAAGAGGCGTCAGCCGAGGAAATGCATGCTCGATTCAAGGATTATCTGGAAGCTCATGACAACGCGATGTATGTCAATAGCGTGCAAGCGGGGCAACCCTACGCACGGGTGGTGGGCTATCGGCAGGAATAA